The Chordicoccus furentiruminis DNA window TATTCCGGAGAAGCAGGACCAGCTTCTGTCAGCGAACGATCTGAGCAGCTATCTGCTCAGTCTCACCGGCCTTCAGATGACGGGATACAACCGCTATCTTCTCGGGCAGATGAAGTCCATTCCGGCGATGAACGCCTACGGTTATCTCGGCACGGACGGCAGGATGCATGAGTGGAATACCGATGATGTCGGGAGCGGAGAGGGCGAGGAATTTGAAAACTACAAGTGTCTTATCTACAATGAGCTGACGGCCGGACATTCGCGGGACAGCGGATTCTTCGGGCTGACGGACGCAGGCGGATAAGAGACATGGACAGGCAGCCGGCCGCTCAAAAAGCGGTCCGGCTGCCTGTCTTGGCAGCGGAGAAGTGCACGGCGTCTTCACGACAGACAATGACGCAGAAAGCCTGACATGGAGGAGAAAGCGATGATACTGGCGATCGATATGGGCAATTCGCACATTGAGACCGGGCTTATGGACGGAGAACGCGTGCTGCTGACCGAGCGCTTCGCCACGGATCCGAGAAAGACGGCGACAGAGTACGCGGTGCTGCTCCATACGGTGCTTCAGATCCGTTCCATTGATCTGGCGGACATCGAAGGGGCGATCCTCTCGAGCGTGGTGCCTCCGCTGACGAGGGTGCTTGAGGAAGCGGTGAAAAAGGTGACCGGACTCAAAACCCTGGTCGTCGGGCCGGGCGTGAAGAACGGTCTCAAGATCCGGATCGACGACCCGAAGACGCTGGGCGCGGATCTCGTGGTGGATGCGGTCGGAGGCATCCATCTCTACGGCGCGCCGCTGGCCGTCATTGACATGGGAACGGCGACGACGATCTCCGTCATTGACCGCGAGGGCGCTTTCCGAGGCGGCGCGGTGATGCCGGGCGTCCATGTTTCTCTTTCTGCACTGGTTTCCTCCGCATCTCTTCTGCCGAATCTGAGCCTTGCGGATCCGGGAAAAGCAATCGGCACCAACACGGTGGACTGCATGAGAAGCGGCATCGTCTATGGGCAGGCGGCGATGATCGACGGGATGCTGGACCGGTTTGCCGGCGAAATCGGAAGCGAAATCCGGGCCGTCGCGACGGGCGGACTGGCGCCGGGGATCATTCCGTTCTGCCGGCACAGGATCCTTCTGGACAGTGAGCTGATGCTGCGCGGCCTCAGCCTGATCTATGATATGAACAGACGGGAAAGATAGAAAAATTGTATTGCCAATACGATTAATTATGTTAAAATGCAATCGAATTTCAATAATGACTTGCATTGTGAGAAAAATATGTCTATATTGTGTCTATCGCCACTGATTTGCATATGCAAATCGAACAATTCTGTGATCGAACAGAGGGGGACAGACACATGAAAGAGAAGAAGTATGTGGTGGTGACACGTCATGACAGACTGTTTGACCATGTGAGGGAGACGGTCAGAATCAGAAATCCGAAGGTGACGGTTCAGAAGGCAGGCAGCTTTCCGGAGGCGCTTGCGATGCTGAACGAATTCGACGGAACCGGGATTCTGCTCACGGACGAGGACGCTCACACGATTGTCGCACAGACGCTGCCGTCTGTCCTTCCGGCATACGGCGAACAGGAGTGTCCGCAGGATCTCCGGGGAAATACAAGAGATGAGGTCGCCTTCGTCAAGATGTATATCCGCCTGCATCTTCAGGAGGACCTGAGTCTTGCGGTGATCGCGAGACAGGTGAACCTCTCTCCGAATTATCTCTGCGTGATCTTCCGGCGGGTCGAGGGCATGTCGATCCAGCAGTTCGTTGAGCAGCAGCGCATCGAGCGCGCCGCCTATCTTCTTGTGACGGAGAACACGCTGACAGAGGAAATTGCGCACCGTGTCGGATATCGCTATTCCTCTTATTTCTGCCGGACGTTCCGGAAACATTACGGTGTGACGCCGAGACGGTACCGGCTGATGAGTGAAAGGGAACGGGATGAGCAGTTCAGAAAGCAGACTTGACAGAGAAGCAGAGAAGCGGATGGTCCGGCGCTTTTTTGAGCCGGAGGAAGGCAGCCGGTCGGTGCTTCTGACGGTTACGGAAACGGACGGAGAGGAAACCGGTCCTTTTGTCGGACAGCATTGCCTCCTCGCGGAGGACGGACGGATCGAGACATCCATCCCGCTCGCGGAAGAGGAGAAGAACCGGATCCGTCAGCTGACGGGGCGGGGCCGCATCGGCCTCCGTCCCGGACTGACGGCGTACTATGAGCAGAGATCTTCCGCCAAGACCGCGGTGGTCTGCGGAGCTGGCTTTGTGGCGTCAGCGCTGATCCGGATTTTGCGGATGACCGGGTACCGGATCGTCGTCCTCGAGGACAGGCCGTCTTTCGGGGAAGAGGCACGGAAGGCGGGCGCGGACCGGGTGCTGATCGGGCCTTTCGCGGAAAGCCTGCGCTCACTGCCTGACGACCCGGACGTGTCTTACATCGTGATGACGAGAGGCCATCGCTTCGACATGGACTGTCTCGATGTGATCCTCCGGCGGCCGTTCCGGTATGCGGGCATGATGAGCAGCCACATGAGGGCGGCCCATGCCCGGGAAGAGATGATCGCCCGGGGCGTTTCCCCGGAGGCGTATGACCGGCTGCACTCGCCGATCGGGCTTCCGATCGGCGCGGCCACACCGGCGGAAATCGCGGTTTCTGTCGCGGCTGAACTGATCGCCCAGCCGAAGCGTCCCGGGGACGGCGATGAACCGGCGGTTCTGGACGCGCTGAGAGCGGACGGGGAGAGGACGCTGGCGATGATTGTCCGAAGACGCGGACCTTCGCCGCGGTCGATCGGAACGAAGATGATCGTGTTCCGCGACGGAACCGCCTCGGGCACCATAGGGGGCGGCTGCTTCGAGGCCGAAGTGAAGCGGCGCGCGCTGCAGAGAATGCAGCTC harbors:
- a CDS encoding type III pantothenate kinase, with product MILAIDMGNSHIETGLMDGERVLLTERFATDPRKTATEYAVLLHTVLQIRSIDLADIEGAILSSVVPPLTRVLEEAVKKVTGLKTLVVGPGVKNGLKIRIDDPKTLGADLVVDAVGGIHLYGAPLAVIDMGTATTISVIDREGAFRGGAVMPGVHVSLSALVSSASLLPNLSLADPGKAIGTNTVDCMRSGIVYGQAAMIDGMLDRFAGEIGSEIRAVATGGLAPGIIPFCRHRILLDSELMLRGLSLIYDMNRRER
- a CDS encoding helix-turn-helix transcriptional regulator, encoding MKEKKYVVVTRHDRLFDHVRETVRIRNPKVTVQKAGSFPEALAMLNEFDGTGILLTDEDAHTIVAQTLPSVLPAYGEQECPQDLRGNTRDEVAFVKMYIRLHLQEDLSLAVIARQVNLSPNYLCVIFRRVEGMSIQQFVEQQRIERAAYLLVTENTLTEEIAHRVGYRYSSYFCRTFRKHYGVTPRRYRLMSERERDEQFRKQT
- a CDS encoding XdhC family protein, with amino-acid sequence MSSSESRLDREAEKRMVRRFFEPEEGSRSVLLTVTETDGEETGPFVGQHCLLAEDGRIETSIPLAEEEKNRIRQLTGRGRIGLRPGLTAYYEQRSSAKTAVVCGAGFVASALIRILRMTGYRIVVLEDRPSFGEEARKAGADRVLIGPFAESLRSLPDDPDVSYIVMTRGHRFDMDCLDVILRRPFRYAGMMSSHMRAAHAREEMIARGVSPEAYDRLHSPIGLPIGAATPAEIAVSVAAELIAQPKRPGDGDEPAVLDALRADGERTLAMIVRRRGPSPRSIGTKMIVFRDGTASGTIGGGCFEAEVKRRALQRMQLGLTEPEVMTVDLRPDAEENAGMACGGVIDVLLERL